ACGAACAGTTGAGAGAAATCATTCCCAGATTGCGCCGCTTCGCCGTGTCGTTGACGCGTAACAGCAGCAGCGCTGACGATCTGGTCCAGGCCAGCCTCGAGCGGGCGCTGTCGGCGTGGGGCGAAAAACGCGCCGATGGCGACTTGCGTGCCTGGCTGTTTGCGATCCTCTATCGGCAATTTCTCGACGCGCACCGTCGCTCGCGGCGCTATGCGCGGATGCTCGAATTTTTCACCGGTCGTGACGACGCCGAACCTTCGGTGGAGCGCACGGTGATTGCCCAGTCGACCCTGCAAGCCTTCGAACGCCTGCCCACCGAACAACGCGCCCTGCTGCTGATGGTGTCGGTGGAGGGCCTGTCCTATAAAGAGGTCGCCGAGATCCTCGGCGCCCCGATCGGCACCGTGATGTCGCGCCTGTCCCGCGCCCGCCAGGCCTTGCGCCAACTCAGCGACGGCGAAATCAGCAGCCCTTCCCTGCGGATACTCAAATGATCAGCCTGCCTCCCAATGAGCGTGACTTGCACGCCTACGTCGATCACCAGCTCAGCGACGCCGACCGGCGCGTGCTGGAAACATGGCTGGCCAGCCACCCTGAAGAAGCGGCGCAGGTTCGCGCCTGGCAACGCGACGCCCAGCAGTTACGTGCGGCCCTCAGTGGCGGGTTGCAGCAGCCGAGTAATCCGGCGCTGGATCCGATGATGATTCGCCAGCGGCGCCGCCAACAGTCACGTCGGCATCTGGCCAGCGCGGCGGTGTTGCTGATCGCCGTCAGCGTCGGCGGTTTCAGTGGCTGGCAGGCGCGGGAAATGACTCTGGTGCGCCCTGCGCAATTGCCGATGACTGACGCCTTGCAAGCCTATCGTCTGATCGCCCAGCAAGGCGTGTTGCCCGCCGATTACAAGGTCGACAGTGATGGCGACATGCAGCGTTGGCTCGACCGTTACTTCAGCGGCGCCGGGCGCTTGCCGAACCTGAAGGCAGCCGGTTTTGAACCGGTCAGCGGGCGCTTGCTCAGCACCGATGAAGGCCCGGCGGCGATGGTGATGTATGAGGACGGCAGCGGCCACAAGGTGAGTTTCTACTTGCGTCCGCCGGGGCCGAAAAACACTTTGCTGCCGCGCGGCTCGCGCAGCGATGGCGATCTGCAGGCCGATTACTGGTCGGGGCCGGGCTACAACTACGCGGTGGTCAGCCCGACCGACTCGCCGGCAGCAGAGTTGCTCAAGCAATCGCCACCGTTCTGAAATCCGCCCATTGTAGGAGCTGACGAGTGCAACGAGGCTGCGATCTGTTCGCGGCAACCCAGGATCAAAAGATCGCAGCCTCGTTGCACTCGTCAGCTCCTACAGGGGAATCATGCATATTTCATGGAGCCTATGTCCGAGGTCTGGTTAAACTTTAGCGCCGAGCTCCGGTGGAGTCGGCCCAATCAACCAGGAGCCTGCCCCGCGTGCCCGCCCGAACGCCGAAACGATCACGACTGAGCCAACGCTGGCCGTTGCTGCGCCGCCTGTTCGGCAAAGGCGTGCCTGTCAGCGCCGGGCACGATGCCAACGCCGCGATCATCCGCGATTATTTTCGCGACAAGGCTCACAGTCAGGGTTACACCCTCAGCCGCAGCCAGCAGCACGTCATTGATTGCATGGCGCAACAGGCCAGCGTTCTGTTGGGCGACAGTGGACTCACACCACCCAGTCTGTATCTGTACGGCGCAGTCGGGCGCGGCAAGAGCTGGCTGCTCGACGGTTTCTTCCAGGCACTGCCGATCACCCGCAAGCGTCGCCTGCATTTCCATCAGTTCTTTGCCCGACTGCACGAGAGCATGTTCCGTCATCGCCAGCAGGAAGACGCGCTGGAAATCACCCTGGACGAGCTGCTGGAAGATTGTCAGGCGCTGTGTTTCGACGAGTTTCACGTGCATGACATCGGCGATGCAATGCTCATCACGCGCCTGTTCAAGGCTTTGTTCAAACGGCGGATCATGCTGTTGGTCACGTCCAACTATGCGCCGGAGGGCCTGCTGCCCAATCCGCTGTATCACGCGCGCTTCAAACCGGTGATCGAGCTGATCAACACGCGCATGCAGGTCATGGAAGTCGGCGGCGCCCACGATTACCGCACGCTCAACCGCCAGCACACGCATCAGGTGTTTACCCAGGGACACTACGTGTGGCCGGCCACGTCGGCTCAGCGCCAGGCTCTCAACCTGCCGCCAGCCGACGCGCCTGCCCTTGCCCTCGAGGTTGGCAAGCGCCAGTTGCAGGCGCGCTTGTGCGAGGGCCGAAGAGTCGCATTCACTTTCAATGATCTGTGCGAACAGCCAACGGCAGTGATGGATTATCTGCAGCTGTGCCAGCGTTTCGACCAATGGATCATCGATGACCTGCCGCAGCTCGGCGAGTGTCCGATCGCCGTGCAACAGCGCTTCATCAATCTGATTGACGTGCTTTACGATCAGGACAAACACCTGACCCTGCTCGGCCAACTGTCGCTGGGCCAGAGCCTGGAAGGTCACGCCATCGACCTGGCGCGCACGCGCAGCCGATTGGGGCAATTACAGGAAATCCACGAATCTGACTGACACCCGCCCCCGGTAGGAGTGAGCCTGCTCGCGATAGCGTTCTTTCAGATGCTGATGATGTGCCTGACAAACCGTCTTCGCGAGCAGGCTCACTCCTACAATGACCGGGTGTGATTGCAACATCCCGCCCCAATCCAGCATCCGCTTTACCGTTATCATGTCGCCCATTCGCAGCGCCCCCGCGTCGCTCCACCGATCAATAGCGAAACCAAACATGCACACCCTTGCTCAACTGCGCGCCGGCGAGCTGTCTGGCATTACCCGCCTCGACCTGTCTTGCGGCCTCAGCGAATTCCCTCGCGAAATTTTCGAACTGGCCGACACGCTGGAAGTGCTCAATCTCAGCGGCAATGCGTTGAGCAGCCTGCCCGACGATTTGCATCGTCTGACCCGACTGCGCGTGCTGTTCTGCTCCGACAACCAGTTCACTGAGCTGCCGGCCTGCCTCGGCCAGTGCACCGCGCTGACGATGGTCGGCTTCAAGGCCAATCGCATCGTCGATGTCCCCGGCGCTGCCCTGCCGCCGCAGCTGCGCTGGCTGATCCTGACCGATAACCGCATCGCAAGCCTGCCGAGCGAACTCGGTGAACGCCCCGCCCTGCAGAAACTGATGCTCGCCGGCAATCGCCTGCAATCGCTGCCGGAATCCGTGCGCCACTGTCATCGGCTGGAATTGCTGCGCATCGCCGCCAACCAGCTCACCGAGCTACCACAGTGGCTGCTGACCCTGCCGAGCCTGACCTGGCTGGCCTACGCCGGCAACCCGCTGGAAACCGAAGCCGATGCCGCTGCCCTCGAGGCCACGCCACTGATCGCCTGGTCGGCGTTGCGCCTTGAGCAACAGCTGGGCGAAGGCGCTTCCGGGGTGATTTCCCGGGCGGTCTGGAAGCGTGACGACGGCGCGGCGCAGGCGGTTGCGGTCAAGCTGTACAAAGGCGAGATGACCAGCGACGGCTCGCCGCTGCATGAGATGAACGCCTCTATCACCGCCGGTGTGCACCCGAACCTGATCCGCGTCGAAGGGCGCATCGGCGGCCATCCCGATCAGCAGCAGGGATTGGTCATGCAGTTGATCGACCCGAGTTTTCGCAACCTCGCCGGCTTGCCGAGCCTCGCCTCGTGCTCGCGAGACGTCTACGCCGAGAATTGCCGATTCTCGGCGGAGGTTGCGCTGCGCATCGCCAAAGGGGTCGCTTCGGCAGCGCAACATTTGCATCGGCAAGGCATTACCCACGGCGACCTCTACGGCCACAACATTCTGCTGAACGATCAGGGCGATTGTCTGCTGGGGGATTTTGGTGCGGCGTCGTTTCATGCCACTACCGATGATGCGCAGACCCGTGCATTGCAACGCCTGGAAGTGCGCGCGTTCGGCGTGTTGCTGGGGGAGTTGCTGACGCGTATCGACTCGGGGTTGAGTACCGAGCGGCGCTTGGCGCTGGAGGCGCTTGAAAGGCGTTGCTGTCAGGCGGATGTGTTGGGGCGGCCGGGGTTCAGCGAAGTGATCGAGGTGCTGGAGAATGTGTGACTGCTTCGCGGTCAATCGCGGGCAGGCTCGCTCCCACATTGAAATGCATTTCAAAGGTGGCAGCAAGCCTGCTCGCGCAGAAGCCCTGACTGATGCAGAGGATCAGCCAGCCAGACCGACAAACATGTCCTGCACGTCATCATGGTTGTCGAGGCCTTCAAGGAACGCTTCGACTTCAGCCATCTGCTCGTCGCTCAAGCCGCTGACCGGGTTCTTCGGCTGGTAGCCGAGCTTGGCCGACAGCACGGTGAAGCCTTGTTCCGGCAGAGCTTTCTGCACAGCGTCAAGGTCAGTCGGATCGGTGAGGAACAGCGTTGCGCCCTCTTCACCCGGCTCGAAATCCTGGGCACCGGCTTCAATCGCGGCCATTTCCGGATCGGCGTCCGGGGTATCCGGCGAGGCTTCGATCATGCCGACGTGGTTGAACATCCATGCTACCGAACCGGAAGCGCCCAACTGGCCCTTGCGGAACGCCACGCGGATTTCTGCGACGGTGCGGTTGATGTTATCGGTAACGCATTCGACGATCAGCGGCACTTGGTGCGGGGCAAAACCTTCGTAGGTGACGCGATGGTACTGGACGGTTTCGCCCAGCAGACCGGCGCCTTTCTTGATCGCGCGATCGAGGGTTTCCTTCGGCATCGAGGCTTTTTTCGCCTGTTCGACCACCAGACGCAGGTGTGCGTTGGTGGCGGTGTCGGCACCGTTGCGCGCAGCAATGGTGATTTCCTTCACCAGTTTGCCGAAGATTTTCCCTTTGGCGTTGGCTGCCGCTTCTTTGTGTTTAACCTTCCACTGTGCGCCCATTACTCACTCTCTTGATCTGTGGCGCCGAGACATCTATTGGCCGACGCGTGGCCGCAAGTTTATACGGCCTAAAGTCGGCAATCGACCAAAAAAACAGCCGACGGAATCGACATCTTCACCAAAGCGTGTAGGGGGATTCTGAAAAGCGGCTTTGACATGACCATTGAGCTCGACGGTTTCGTACCCTTGAAACCCCGTATCGCCTGACAGGGCCTGCTCGAATGCTCAATGACAAGGAAAGTCCGTTCACCCTTACTCTGATCGACAGTGGATTGCGCCTGCCAGTAGTGCGTTTTCGCGGTGAGGAAGCGCTGAACCAGCCCTACCGTTTCGACATCCAACTGGTCGGTCTGGCTCCGGCCATCGCTCCCAGCGCTTTCTTGCACTGCCAGGCTTTTATGCGTCTGAGCGAACAACAGGGTTTCCACGGTACGATCTCCAGCGCCAGTTGCGAACATCGTGGCACCCATCGGGTGGGCTATCGCCTGATTCTGGTGCCGTATCTGCAACAACTGGCGCAAACGCCTGAACGACGTGTGTTTACCCACCTGAGTGCGCCGCAGATCATTCAACTGCTGCTGGAGGAGCACGCCCTGCCAGTCGACAGCTACCGTATTGAAATGACGGCGGGCCATTACCCGGCACGGCCGTTTTGCATTCAGTACGAGGAAAGCGATCTGGCGCTGGTACAGAGGCTTTGCGAAGAAGAAGGGATCCACTATCACTTCGAGCACGGGCCTGAAGGCCATGTTGTGGTGTTCGCCGACGACAGCCTGAGCCTGCCACAAACCCCAGTGGAGATTCCGTTCAATGCCGACGAACAGCCGCCGTCGCCCTGCGTCAGCGTTCTGTACCAACAGCATCGCGCGGCACCTGCCCCGGTACTGCATGCGGTACGCAATCGCGGTCAGCCAACCTGCAACGATGAAGCAGCCAACGAAGTGACCCCGCAGCTACCGATGCCAGCGCGATCGCTGGAGCGTCTGCACGCAGAACAACGCAGCCGCCGTCATCTGCAGCGACAACGCTGCCAGCTGCGCACCATTCACGGTCGCAGTGATTGCAGCGATTTGCTCAGTGGCCGTTTGCTGTTGGTGGCGGACCACCCGATCCATCACTTCAACGAACAGTGGCTTATCAATGCCGTACGCCACCATGGGCAGCATCCTTCAATTCTCGAGACGGCCCCGACTGCTCATCGCTACCACAACGACTTTACTGCACAGCCCTGGTCAAGCGACTTCCGTCCGCCGCTCAAACAGGCGCGTCCGAATATTGCTGGTTATCACCTCGCGCGAGTGGCGGGCGCGCCCGGGCAACCGGCGCAAGTGGATGAAAACGGACGCCTCGCTGTGGTCTTGTGGCCAGCGGAGGGAAAACCCGACAGCGACGCCCTGTGGTTGCCGATGGCCATGAGTCGGCTCAACCGCCCGGTCGGCATTGACGAGTTGCCTCGCGCCGGCAGTGAAGTGTGGGTCAGTTTCCTCGACAGCGATCCGGACCGACCGATTCTGTGCCTCGGCCATTCGCGCCAGCCGCCGGCACGCGAGTCGGAGCCTGCACGCGACGGCCTGCTGCTGGACTGGCTGATCAACCGCGCCGAGCATTAGAGCAAAGGCAAAGATCGCAGCCTTCGGCAGCTCCTGCGTTCATCGCGCCAGGCGCAGAATCCATGTGGGAGCGAGCCTGTTCGCGAAGGAGTCGCCTCGGTATTCAGGTTGGCGCCAGATCAAAGAACGCGTGAATCAAGCGCAACTCGCGCCGACGCTCCATGCAGCCGATCATGTGCCGATTCATCAGCCCTTCCCCGGCAATCGGAATCGCCACTACGCGCGGGTCGTGGCTGACCTCCACCGATGACACCACACCAACGCCCAGCTCAGCCGCAACCGCTTCGGTGACCGCCTCGCGACTGTCCAGCTCCAGTAACACCCGCGGTTGAATCGACGCCTGCGCGCAAGCCTTGTCAAACGTGCGGCGAGTGATCGAGCCCGGTTCGCGCAGGACCATGATCACCTGATCCAGCTCTTCGAGTTTCACTTCACCGGAGCGCGCCGCCCACGGATGCGCCACCGGCACCAGCGCGCAGATCCGCGACTCGCTCAGCGCTTGCAGGTGCAGTCCCTTGCGCGGCTCGACCTCAGTCAGCACCGCGACATCGGCGTGCTCGGACAACAGCGCCGCCAGGGTTTCCTGCGCATTGCCCAGACGCAGGTTCACGGTGATCCCCGGATAGCGCGCGCGCAGACTGGCCAGCATCGGCATGACCAAGTGCGGCCCGTCCGCCGCCACTTCCAGGCGCCCGGTCAATAACTGCCGATTGGCCTCAAGCAGGGTCTGGGCTTCTTGCGCCAGGCCAAACATCGCACGGGTGATCGCCGCCAGTCTGGTGCCCTCCTCGGTCAGCTCTACCCGGCGCGCGGTGCGCCGCAGCAGGGTGATCTGGTAATGCTCCTCCAGCGCCTTGATGTGCCCGGTAACTGCCGGCTGGCTGATGAACAACCGCGCGGCGGCGCGGGTGAAACTGCCTTCCCGCGCCACGGCATCGAAGGCGCGTAGCTGAAACAGATTCATGAATAAGCCTCACTGATGGCTGGCATAACAACAAACAATTTGATTGATGCAACCGCGAATTGCAACGTATGCCCAGTAGCGTCACTCCACAGCGCTCTCGCAAGGACACCATTAATGAGTACCGCCGTACCGATTTTGCTCACTCCCGGCCCGTTGACCACTTCGGCCCGCACCCGTCAGGCGATGATGGTCGACTGGGGTTCGTGGGATGAGCGCTTCAACCAGTTGACCGCCAGCCTGTGCGAACAATTGCTGGCCATCGTCAATGGCGCCACCAGCCACCACTGCGTACCGTTGCAAGGCAGCGGCACCTTCGCCGTCGAAGCTGCCATCGGTACGCTGGTGCCGCGCGACGGCAAGGTGCTGGTGCTGATCAATGGCGCGTACGGCAAGCGTCTGGCGAAAATCTGCGAAGTGCTCGGTCGCTCGTTCAGCACCTTCGAAACCGCCGAAGACCAACCGACCACCGCCGTCGACGTCGACCGACTGCTGCGCGCCGACGCCAACATTACTCACGTCGCGCTGATTCACTGCGAAACCAGTACCGGAATTCTCAATCCGCTGGCGGAAATCGCCGGGGTCGTCGCGCAACACGGCAAACGCTTGATCATCGATGCCATGAGTTCCTTCGGCGCATTGCCGGTGGATGCGCGAAAAGTGCCGTTCGACGCGCTGATCGCCGCCTCCGGTAAATGCCTGGAAGGCGTGCCGGGGATGGGTTTTGTCTTCGCCCGCAAAGAATCGCTGGCCGCGGCCGCCGGCAACTCGCACTCACTGGCGATGGACCTGTACGACCAGCACGCCTACATGATCAAAACCGGGCAATGGCGCTTCACCCCGCCGACCCACGTGGTCGCCGCGCTGCACGAAGCATTGCTGCAATACAGCGAAGAAGGTGGCCTGCCGGCGCGGCATGCGCGTTATGCTGCCAACTGCCAGGCGCTGATGGCAGAGATGAACAAAATCGGTTTGCGCAGCTTTCTGCCAGCGGCGATTCAGGCGCCGATCATCGTCACGTTCCATGCGCCGCAGGATCCGCGTTATCGCTTCAAGGATTTCTATGAACGGGTCAAGGCCAAGGGTTACATCCTCTACCCCGGCAAACTGACCCAGGTCGAAACCTTCCGCATCGGCTGCATCGGCCACGTCACCCCGGACGAAATGCGCCGGGCGGTGGCAGCCGTGGCTGAAGCGCTGCGGGAGATGGAAGTGCTCGACATTTAAATCCCACCACAAATCCCCTGTAGGAGTGAGCCTGGTCGCGATGAGGCCCTGTCAGTCGACGAAGATGCTCAATGATCAACCGCCATCGCGAGCAGGCTCACTCCTACATTTGAATCGTATTGCCAACTCAGGAATTGATTGCCATGAACTACACCAACCCAGACAAGCTGCAAGCCGCGATCCTCGACTGGGCCGGCACCGTGGTCGATTTCGGCTCGTTCGCGCCGACGCAGATCTTCGTCGAAGCCTTCGCCGAGTTCGATGTGCAGGTGTCGATCGAAGAAGCCCGCGGGCCGATGGGCATGGGCAAGTGGGACCACATCCGCACCCTTTGCGATCAGCCGCAAGTCGCCGAGCGTTACCGCAAAGTGTTCGGCCGCACGCCAACCAACGATGACGTTACCGCCATCTACAACCGCTTCATGCCGCTGCAGATCGAGAAGATCGCCGAGCACTCGGCACTCATTCCCGGCGCACTGGACACTATCGCCCAACTGCGCCAGCAAGGAATCAAGATCGGCTCCTGCTCCGGCTACCCGAAAGCGGTCATGGACAAAGTCGTCGAACTGGCCGCCAGCAACGGCTACGTCGCCGATCATGTGGTCGCCACCGACGAGGTACCGAACGGTCGTCCATGGCCGGCGCAAGCCCTGGCCAACGTGATCGCCTTGGGCATCGACGACGTTGCGGCGTGCGTAAAGATCGACGACACCGTGCCGGGCATTCTCGAAGGTCGCCGTGCCGGAATGTGGACGGTCGCGCTGATCTGTTCGGGCAACGCCTTGGGTCTGGACTACGAGGGTTTCCGCGCACTGGGCAATGATGAACTGGCCAGTGAACGCAAGCGCATTCACGCACTGTTCGAAAGCTCGCGTCCGCATTACATGATCGACACCATCAGCGACCTGCCGCACGTGATCGCCGACATCAACAAACGTCTGGCCAACGGCGAGATGCCGCAGAATGCCTGAGGCTGAAAACCGAAACACCGCTGATCAATGACCGTCAGCGGTGTTCTTTTTTGCACTATCTGCAAACCACGATAACGCTCGGTAATCAATTATTCCGAAACAAGGTTACCTTGTGCATCGTACGTAAGGCCATCGGGATGTTTAACACTGCCGTCCGGCAACTGTTCAGTTCCATCTTCCCAGACAATACGACCATCCGGATATTCAACGGTATTATCCGGCCAGACGATCCGCCCGTCAGGATGCTCTACCCGGCCGTCTTCATATTGAATGATGCCGTCGGGACGCTTGATCGAAGTTTTATCGACATCCACCACGCTACCGTCGGGCAGTGTGGTCGAACCATCGACGTTGACCGTCGCACCGAGTGTCTGAATCAACGTTATCAACGCCACCGGATCGACGTTGATGTTAAGGGTCGGCCATGGCATCGGCGGACGCTTGTTGTCGACCGGTGCCACGGGTTTGATAGGGGCTACCGGGCTGATCGGTGCGACTGGCTTGGTTGGCGCTACCGGTTTGGTGGGTGCCACTGGTTTGGTCGACGATACTGGCCTGGTCGGCGCCACGGGCTTGGTTGGCGCTACTGGCTTGGTGGGTGCCACTGGTTTGGTCGGCGATACTGGCCTGGTCGGTGCCACGGGTTTCGTTGGAGCTACTGGCTTGGTCGGTGCCACCGGTCTGGTTGGCGCTGCTGGATTGGTAGAACCCACCGGTTTGGTCGGGGTTATTGGCTTTGGCGTCGAGGTAGAGGGCCGAGGTTTGGGAGTTGGACGTTTCATATACACACTCAAAATAAAAAAGTTATTCTTAATCTTTAATAACTAACTAAAGACCCAACCCGACAATAACCACACAACACAAACCATTCAAATCAAAAGAACATACAAGATATAAACAACATACAGTTACGCCAGGCAAGGCAACTTATGACAATGATATTTAAATACCGGGCAAATCAAACGCAGGGCACTGAGCACTTTTCTTCTGCGTAAAAATCATCAAGCGTTGCAGGCAAAAACATCCCGGCAGGTTTACAGTGAAACAAGTGCCGCGACGACGGCCTGATTGCATTTCGATCCCGAGGAACCCCTTATGCCGTGGACAAGCTCCGAATCGCGTTACAGCACTGTATCGGTTCTGTTGCACTGGCTGATGCTGGTGTTGTTGGTGCTGGTGTACGCCAGCATGGAACTGCGCGGCTTCCTCCCCAAGGGCAGCGGCGGTCGCACGCTGATTCGCGAGATGCACTATCTGCTGGGGCTCACCGTTTTCGTACTGGTGTGGTTTCGCCTGCTTGCGCGCAGCCTCGGCCATGCGCCGAAAATCTTCCCCGCTTCGCCCGCCTGGCAAACCGCCGTGGCGCGGCTGATGCACTGGGCGTTGTACTTGTTCATGCTCGGCATGCCGATATTGGGCTGGCTGATCACCAGCGCCGAGGGCCATCAAGTGATGTTCTACGGTTTCGATTTGCCGCTATTGGTCGGTGAAAACAAGGCGTTCGCCAAACAGGTCGAAGGCTGGCATGTGCTGATCGCCACGATCGGCTATTGGCTGATCGGCCTGCATGCGCTGGCGGGCATTTATCACCATTACGTGGTGCGCGATAACACCTTGCTGCGGATGATGCCCAAGCGCGGCTGAGCCTCAGGGCGTCGCGGCAAATCCGCGTCGCCCTTGCAGGCCGCCCGTGTGGACGAAAATCAGACGAGTGCCAGCGGCGAATCCACCTGACTCGACATGCTGCTTGAGCGCCAGCAAGGCCTTGCCGGTGTACAGCGGTTCCAAAGGGATACCGCTGGCTTGCTCGGTCTGTTCAATGAAGGTCAG
This genomic interval from Pseudomonas koreensis contains the following:
- a CDS encoding YebC/PmpR family DNA-binding transcriptional regulator, giving the protein MGAQWKVKHKEAAANAKGKIFGKLVKEITIAARNGADTATNAHLRLVVEQAKKASMPKETLDRAIKKGAGLLGETVQYHRVTYEGFAPHQVPLIVECVTDNINRTVAEIRVAFRKGQLGASGSVAWMFNHVGMIEASPDTPDADPEMAAIEAGAQDFEPGEEGATLFLTDPTDLDAVQKALPEQGFTVLSAKLGYQPKNPVSGLSDEQMAEVEAFLEGLDNHDDVQDMFVGLAG
- a CDS encoding cytochrome b; translated protein: MPWTSSESRYSTVSVLLHWLMLVLLVLVYASMELRGFLPKGSGGRTLIREMHYLLGLTVFVLVWFRLLARSLGHAPKIFPASPAWQTAVARLMHWALYLFMLGMPILGWLITSAEGHQVMFYGFDLPLLVGENKAFAKQVEGWHVLIATIGYWLIGLHALAGIYHHYVVRDNTLLRMMPKRG
- a CDS encoding sigma-70 family RNA polymerase sigma factor, giving the protein MSEFDEQLREIIPRLRRFAVSLTRNSSSADDLVQASLERALSAWGEKRADGDLRAWLFAILYRQFLDAHRRSRRYARMLEFFTGRDDAEPSVERTVIAQSTLQAFERLPTEQRALLLMVSVEGLSYKEVAEILGAPIGTVMSRLSRARQALRQLSDGEISSPSLRILK
- the phnX gene encoding phosphonoacetaldehyde hydrolase, producing MNYTNPDKLQAAILDWAGTVVDFGSFAPTQIFVEAFAEFDVQVSIEEARGPMGMGKWDHIRTLCDQPQVAERYRKVFGRTPTNDDVTAIYNRFMPLQIEKIAEHSALIPGALDTIAQLRQQGIKIGSCSGYPKAVMDKVVELAASNGYVADHVVATDEVPNGRPWPAQALANVIALGIDDVAACVKIDDTVPGILEGRRAGMWTVALICSGNALGLDYEGFRALGNDELASERKRIHALFESSRPHYMIDTISDLPHVIADINKRLANGEMPQNA
- the zapE gene encoding cell division protein ZapE — protein: MPARTPKRSRLSQRWPLLRRLFGKGVPVSAGHDANAAIIRDYFRDKAHSQGYTLSRSQQHVIDCMAQQASVLLGDSGLTPPSLYLYGAVGRGKSWLLDGFFQALPITRKRRLHFHQFFARLHESMFRHRQQEDALEITLDELLEDCQALCFDEFHVHDIGDAMLITRLFKALFKRRIMLLVTSNYAPEGLLPNPLYHARFKPVIELINTRMQVMEVGGAHDYRTLNRQHTHQVFTQGHYVWPATSAQRQALNLPPADAPALALEVGKRQLQARLCEGRRVAFTFNDLCEQPTAVMDYLQLCQRFDQWIIDDLPQLGECPIAVQQRFINLIDVLYDQDKHLTLLGQLSLGQSLEGHAIDLARTRSRLGQLQEIHESD
- a CDS encoding type VI secretion system Vgr family protein; translated protein: MLNDKESPFTLTLIDSGLRLPVVRFRGEEALNQPYRFDIQLVGLAPAIAPSAFLHCQAFMRLSEQQGFHGTISSASCEHRGTHRVGYRLILVPYLQQLAQTPERRVFTHLSAPQIIQLLLEEHALPVDSYRIEMTAGHYPARPFCIQYEESDLALVQRLCEEEGIHYHFEHGPEGHVVVFADDSLSLPQTPVEIPFNADEQPPSPCVSVLYQQHRAAPAPVLHAVRNRGQPTCNDEAANEVTPQLPMPARSLERLHAEQRSRRHLQRQRCQLRTIHGRSDCSDLLSGRLLLVADHPIHHFNEQWLINAVRHHGQHPSILETAPTAHRYHNDFTAQPWSSDFRPPLKQARPNIAGYHLARVAGAPGQPAQVDENGRLAVVLWPAEGKPDSDALWLPMAMSRLNRPVGIDELPRAGSEVWVSFLDSDPDRPILCLGHSRQPPARESEPARDGLLLDWLINRAEH
- a CDS encoding anti-sigma factor family protein, whose amino-acid sequence is MISLPPNERDLHAYVDHQLSDADRRVLETWLASHPEEAAQVRAWQRDAQQLRAALSGGLQQPSNPALDPMMIRQRRRQQSRRHLASAAVLLIAVSVGGFSGWQAREMTLVRPAQLPMTDALQAYRLIAQQGVLPADYKVDSDGDMQRWLDRYFSGAGRLPNLKAAGFEPVSGRLLSTDEGPAAMVMYEDGSGHKVSFYLRPPGPKNTLLPRGSRSDGDLQADYWSGPGYNYAVVSPTDSPAAELLKQSPPF
- a CDS encoding 2-aminoethylphosphonate--pyruvate transaminase, which codes for MSTAVPILLTPGPLTTSARTRQAMMVDWGSWDERFNQLTASLCEQLLAIVNGATSHHCVPLQGSGTFAVEAAIGTLVPRDGKVLVLINGAYGKRLAKICEVLGRSFSTFETAEDQPTTAVDVDRLLRADANITHVALIHCETSTGILNPLAEIAGVVAQHGKRLIIDAMSSFGALPVDARKVPFDALIAASGKCLEGVPGMGFVFARKESLAAAAGNSHSLAMDLYDQHAYMIKTGQWRFTPPTHVVAALHEALLQYSEEGGLPARHARYAANCQALMAEMNKIGLRSFLPAAIQAPIIVTFHAPQDPRYRFKDFYERVKAKGYILYPGKLTQVETFRIGCIGHVTPDEMRRAVAAVAEALREMEVLDI
- a CDS encoding leucine-rich repeat-containing protein kinase family protein; this translates as MHTLAQLRAGELSGITRLDLSCGLSEFPREIFELADTLEVLNLSGNALSSLPDDLHRLTRLRVLFCSDNQFTELPACLGQCTALTMVGFKANRIVDVPGAALPPQLRWLILTDNRIASLPSELGERPALQKLMLAGNRLQSLPESVRHCHRLELLRIAANQLTELPQWLLTLPSLTWLAYAGNPLETEADAAALEATPLIAWSALRLEQQLGEGASGVISRAVWKRDDGAAQAVAVKLYKGEMTSDGSPLHEMNASITAGVHPNLIRVEGRIGGHPDQQQGLVMQLIDPSFRNLAGLPSLASCSRDVYAENCRFSAEVALRIAKGVASAAQHLHRQGITHGDLYGHNILLNDQGDCLLGDFGAASFHATTDDAQTRALQRLEVRAFGVLLGELLTRIDSGLSTERRLALEALERRCCQADVLGRPGFSEVIEVLENV
- a CDS encoding LysR substrate-binding domain-containing protein, producing MNLFQLRAFDAVAREGSFTRAAARLFISQPAVTGHIKALEEHYQITLLRRTARRVELTEEGTRLAAITRAMFGLAQEAQTLLEANRQLLTGRLEVAADGPHLVMPMLASLRARYPGITVNLRLGNAQETLAALLSEHADVAVLTEVEPRKGLHLQALSESRICALVPVAHPWAARSGEVKLEELDQVIMVLREPGSITRRTFDKACAQASIQPRVLLELDSREAVTEAVAAELGVGVVSSVEVSHDPRVVAIPIAGEGLMNRHMIGCMERRRELRLIHAFFDLAPT